The following are encoded in a window of Corynebacterium marinum DSM 44953 genomic DNA:
- the ligA gene encoding NAD-dependent DNA ligase LigA, protein MSNLDPELRRQWDELAAEVRRHRDLYYNAKPEIPDADFDEIFRRLQRLEEEHPELAVPESPTMEVGAPAAVSSTFDNVEHLERMMSLDNVFDEDELTEWLARTPSGTYLTELKIDGLSLSLVYRDGVLERAATRGDGRVGEDVTANARVIDDIPHELTGTEDYPVPALLEVRGEVFIALEDFGEVNELRQAEGGKPFANPRNAAAGSLRQKNPEDVRKRRLRMISHGIGAREGFSPASQHDAYTALAAWGLPVSPYTEQVHSVEEVVAKVRYWAEHRHDADHEMDGLVVKVDSYSEQRALGATSRAPRWAIAYKYPPEEVTTKLVDIQVGVGRTGRVTPFAVMTPVFVAGSTVSMATLHNQTEVQRKGVLIGDTVVVRKAGEIIPEVLGPVAEKRDGSERAFIFPTLCPACGTRLAPQKEGDADWRCPNTRSCPAQLSSRLTYLAGRGGFDIEALGEKGAQDLIRTGILGDESELFDLTAEKLLASKVYTTKAGKVNASGEKLLANLAEARNTELWRVLVSLSIRHVGPTAARALAARYRSLPALVDAPAEDIADTDGVGMIIAESFKSWFEVDWHRQIVDRWAAAGVTMEEAGGDVAAQTLEGLTIVVTGSLEGFTRDGAKEAILSRGGRASGSVSKKTDYVVVGESAGSKETKARDLGLAILDEEGFVRLLETGSAD, encoded by the coding sequence GTGAGCAACCTCGACCCCGAGCTGCGCCGCCAGTGGGATGAGCTGGCCGCGGAGGTCCGCCGCCACCGGGACCTGTACTACAACGCGAAGCCGGAGATCCCGGACGCCGACTTCGACGAGATCTTCCGGCGGCTGCAGCGGCTGGAGGAGGAGCACCCCGAGCTGGCCGTCCCCGAGAGCCCGACGATGGAGGTCGGTGCGCCGGCGGCCGTGAGCTCCACCTTCGACAACGTCGAGCATCTCGAGCGGATGATGAGCCTGGACAACGTCTTCGACGAGGACGAGTTGACCGAATGGCTCGCGCGCACCCCGAGCGGGACGTACCTCACCGAGCTGAAGATCGACGGGCTGTCCCTTTCGCTGGTCTACCGGGACGGCGTGCTGGAGCGTGCGGCCACCCGCGGCGACGGGCGCGTGGGCGAAGACGTCACCGCCAATGCCCGCGTCATCGACGACATCCCGCACGAGCTCACCGGCACGGAGGATTACCCGGTACCGGCGCTGCTGGAGGTCCGCGGCGAGGTGTTCATCGCACTCGAAGACTTCGGCGAGGTCAACGAGCTGCGCCAGGCCGAGGGCGGCAAGCCCTTCGCCAACCCCCGCAACGCGGCCGCCGGTTCCCTGCGGCAGAAGAACCCGGAGGACGTGCGCAAGCGCCGCCTGCGGATGATCTCCCACGGGATCGGCGCCCGCGAAGGGTTCAGCCCCGCATCCCAGCACGACGCCTACACCGCCCTCGCCGCCTGGGGCCTGCCCGTCAGCCCCTACACGGAGCAGGTCCACTCCGTGGAGGAGGTCGTGGCGAAGGTCCGCTACTGGGCCGAGCACCGCCACGACGCCGACCACGAGATGGACGGCCTGGTGGTCAAAGTCGACTCCTATTCCGAACAGCGGGCCCTCGGCGCAACCTCGCGCGCGCCCCGATGGGCCATCGCCTACAAGTACCCGCCGGAGGAGGTGACCACGAAGCTGGTCGACATCCAGGTCGGCGTCGGCCGGACCGGACGCGTCACCCCCTTCGCGGTGATGACCCCCGTGTTCGTCGCCGGTTCCACCGTCTCGATGGCCACGCTGCACAACCAGACAGAAGTGCAGCGCAAAGGCGTGCTCATCGGCGACACTGTGGTCGTCCGCAAAGCGGGCGAGATCATCCCCGAGGTCCTCGGCCCCGTGGCGGAGAAGCGCGACGGCTCCGAACGGGCCTTCATCTTCCCTACGCTGTGCCCGGCCTGCGGCACCCGACTGGCCCCGCAGAAGGAGGGCGACGCCGACTGGCGCTGCCCCAACACCCGTTCCTGCCCGGCCCAGCTCTCTTCTCGCCTGACCTACCTCGCCGGACGCGGCGGCTTCGACATCGAGGCGCTGGGGGAGAAGGGGGCCCAGGACCTCATCCGCACGGGAATCCTCGGCGACGAGTCCGAGCTCTTCGATCTCACCGCCGAGAAGCTGCTGGCCTCGAAGGTGTACACCACCAAGGCGGGGAAGGTGAACGCCTCCGGCGAGAAGCTGCTGGCCAACCTCGCCGAAGCCCGGAACACGGAGCTGTGGCGGGTGCTCGTGTCGCTGTCGATCCGCCACGTCGGCCCCACCGCGGCCCGGGCGCTGGCCGCCCGCTACCGTTCCCTGCCCGCGCTTGTCGACGCCCCCGCCGAAGACATCGCCGACACCGACGGCGTCGGCATGATCATCGCCGAGTCCTTCAAATCCTGGTTCGAGGTGGACTGGCACCGCCAGATCGTCGACCGCTGGGCGGCGGCGGGCGTGACCATGGAGGAGGCCGGCGGCGATGTCGCGGCCCAGACGCTGGAGGGATTGACCATCGTGGTCACCGGCTCGCTGGAGGGCTTCACCCGCGACGGGGCCAAGGAGGCCATCCTCTCCCGGGGCGGCAGGGCCTCGGGGTCGGT